The following are from one region of the Amycolatopsis sp. QT-25 genome:
- a CDS encoding alpha/beta hydrolase, whose amino-acid sequence MIPQQTPDTIKPALATVASADGTLIAVERAGDGPPVVVISGGLNQRIMFTQLVDLLSTKFTVFNYDRRGRGDSGDGDPDEYTIDHEVDDLAAVLAAIGEPANVFGNCTGGIIAMHAAARGFPMEKLALYEPPYSVGGTKPVVAPDYLPRLKALIAAGRREEAIVMFQKEAVGNGDDFVEKIRNHPVWPLIEGLAHTLVYERVIVGDGSIPADVVRKVDRPTLLIEGGESPEWQRNACSELVGLLPRVEHLVLDGQGHMFPQHTGAPLLERFFLS is encoded by the coding sequence GTGATTCCTCAGCAGACCCCGGACACGATCAAACCAGCGCTCGCGACCGTGGCCTCGGCCGACGGCACCCTGATCGCCGTCGAACGGGCAGGCGACGGCCCGCCGGTGGTGGTGATCAGCGGCGGGCTGAACCAGCGAATCATGTTCACCCAACTGGTGGACCTGCTCTCAACGAAGTTCACCGTCTTCAACTACGACCGCCGCGGCCGAGGGGACAGCGGGGACGGTGACCCTGACGAGTACACCATCGACCACGAGGTCGACGATCTGGCCGCGGTGCTCGCCGCGATCGGCGAACCCGCCAACGTCTTCGGCAACTGCACCGGCGGGATCATCGCCATGCACGCGGCCGCGCGCGGCTTTCCCATGGAGAAGCTGGCTCTCTACGAACCGCCGTACTCCGTGGGAGGCACCAAACCTGTCGTCGCCCCAGACTATCTCCCCCGGCTCAAGGCCCTGATCGCGGCCGGACGCCGGGAAGAAGCGATCGTCATGTTCCAGAAGGAGGCCGTTGGCAACGGCGATGACTTCGTCGAGAAGATCCGCAACCATCCCGTCTGGCCATTGATCGAAGGACTCGCCCACACTCTCGTCTACGAACGCGTGATCGTGGGCGACGGGTCCATTCCAGCCGACGTCGTCCGGAAGGTCGACCGGCCGACGCTGCTAATCGAGGGCGGCGAAAGCCCCGAATGGCAGCGCAACGCCTGCTCCGAGCTGGTCGGCCTGCTTCCGCGGGTCGAGCATCTGGTGCTCGACGGCCAGGGGCATATGTTCCCCCAGCACACCGGGGCTCCGCTGCTCGAGCGATTCTTCCTTTCCTGA
- a CDS encoding cyclase family protein: MTEDFRALGIRLRNWGRWGADDERGTVNLITPDRLVAAAGLIRRGTVFGLGIPLDENGPQSGNGRINPVHLMAETGDEQLFPGGFRYADDYLFMPLQGSSQWDSLAHVYYDDQMYNGFSARDITVKGAAHCSIDKQANGIAGRGVLLDFPALKGVDWLTAGAVISPEDLDAACAAQNVTVGRGDILLFRTGWRRKFLHDGDAAAFMAGEPGLGQDCCEWLHEREVAAVGSDNWAIEVLPGEFPDAPLNVHMVLIRDMGMSLCEILDLEALAEDCRRDGVWDFFFAAPPLPVTRAVGSPVNPIAVK, translated from the coding sequence ATGACCGAAGACTTCCGCGCCCTCGGCATCCGGCTGAGGAACTGGGGACGCTGGGGCGCCGACGACGAACGGGGCACGGTCAACTTGATCACGCCGGACCGGCTCGTCGCCGCCGCCGGGCTGATCCGCCGTGGCACGGTGTTCGGCCTCGGTATCCCGCTCGACGAGAACGGTCCGCAGTCCGGCAACGGCCGGATCAATCCCGTCCACCTGATGGCGGAGACCGGTGACGAACAACTGTTCCCCGGTGGTTTCAGGTACGCGGACGACTATCTGTTCATGCCACTTCAGGGTTCGTCGCAATGGGACTCTCTGGCGCACGTCTACTACGACGACCAGATGTACAACGGATTCTCCGCCCGCGATATCACCGTCAAGGGCGCCGCGCACTGCTCGATCGACAAACAGGCGAACGGGATCGCCGGACGAGGCGTGCTGCTCGACTTCCCGGCGCTCAAGGGCGTCGACTGGCTGACCGCGGGCGCCGTGATCAGCCCGGAAGACCTCGACGCGGCGTGCGCCGCGCAAAACGTGACCGTCGGCCGTGGCGACATCCTGCTGTTCCGCACCGGCTGGCGCCGCAAATTTCTGCACGACGGTGACGCGGCCGCGTTCATGGCAGGCGAGCCGGGACTGGGCCAGGACTGCTGCGAATGGCTGCACGAGAGGGAGGTGGCAGCGGTCGGGTCCGACAACTGGGCCATCGAGGTTCTGCCGGGTGAGTTCCCGGATGCCCCGCTCAACGTCCACATGGTCCTCATCCGCGACATGGGCATGTCGCTCTGCGAAATCCTCGACCTCGAGGCGCTCGCCGAGGACTGCCGCCGCGACGGCGTATGGGACTTCTTCTTCGCCGCGCCGCCGCTCCCGGTGACCCGTGCCGTCGGTTCTCCGGTGAACCCCATCGCCGTCAAGTAG
- a CDS encoding epoxide hydrolase family protein, translating into MRPFQIKVAQGELDDLNRRLAATRWPDRLPDTGWDRGVPERYLRELAEYWQHGYDWRKAEAELNAVSQFTTTIDGADIHFLHVRSPEPDAVPMLITHGWPGSVAEFLEVIGPLTDPRATGDDPADAFHLVIPSIPGFGFSSPTGEAGWDSPRVARAWAELMRRLGYDRYLAQAADFGCGVTLALAAMDTEHLIGVHLNTLPTAPATDDPAELAGLDAGDRARLDRSARFVKELAGSMKLQATRPHTVGYGLTDSPVGQLAWIVEKFKDWTDSNQVPEDAVSRDRILTIVMSYWLNRTGASSAQFYYEVADYLPITTTSGRYDPIEPPLGVAVFPHAPFVPVHQFAERDFPTLVHWSEFDRGGNFAALEEPDLFVGDVREFRRTLEKRAKR; encoded by the coding sequence ATGCGTCCATTCCAGATCAAGGTCGCACAAGGAGAACTGGACGACCTGAACCGTCGGCTCGCCGCCACCCGCTGGCCGGACCGGCTCCCCGACACCGGCTGGGACCGGGGCGTCCCGGAGCGGTATCTGCGGGAGCTGGCCGAATATTGGCAGCACGGCTATGACTGGCGAAAGGCCGAGGCGGAACTCAACGCCGTTTCCCAGTTCACCACCACCATCGACGGCGCGGACATCCACTTCCTGCACGTGCGTTCCCCGGAACCGGACGCCGTCCCGATGCTGATCACACACGGCTGGCCGGGTTCGGTCGCGGAGTTCCTCGAAGTGATCGGCCCGCTGACCGATCCTCGTGCCACCGGGGATGACCCCGCGGACGCGTTCCATCTGGTGATCCCGTCCATCCCCGGGTTCGGCTTCTCCTCCCCGACCGGTGAGGCGGGCTGGGACAGCCCGCGGGTGGCGCGTGCGTGGGCCGAGCTGATGCGGCGCCTCGGCTACGACCGCTATCTGGCGCAGGCGGCCGACTTCGGTTGTGGGGTGACCCTCGCCCTCGCGGCGATGGATACGGAACACCTCATCGGCGTCCACCTCAACACCCTGCCGACGGCACCCGCCACGGACGACCCTGCCGAACTGGCGGGCCTCGATGCCGGCGACCGGGCGCGGCTGGACCGTTCGGCCCGGTTCGTCAAAGAACTGGCCGGCTCCATGAAGCTGCAAGCTACGCGACCGCATACGGTGGGCTACGGCCTCACCGATTCCCCGGTCGGCCAGCTCGCCTGGATCGTCGAGAAGTTCAAGGACTGGACCGATTCGAACCAGGTTCCCGAAGACGCGGTGAGCCGCGACCGGATCCTCACCATCGTGATGAGCTATTGGCTGAACCGGACCGGCGCGTCGTCGGCCCAGTTCTACTACGAGGTCGCCGACTACCTGCCCATCACTACGACCTCCGGCCGGTACGACCCGATCGAACCCCCGCTTGGTGTCGCGGTCTTCCCGCACGCGCCGTTCGTGCCGGTCCACCAGTTCGCCGAGCGTGACTTCCCGACCCTCGTGCACTGGAGCGAATTCGACCGCGGCGGCAATTTCGCCGCGTTGGAGGAACCGGATCTCTTCGTCGGCGACGTACGCGAGTTCCGCCGGACGCTGGAAAAGCGAGCGAAGCGATGA
- a CDS encoding BTAD domain-containing putative transcriptional regulator: protein MPTARKPRKVLSLLLLNENRTVATSTLISELWGENPPKSGQTLVQTYILHLRQLFARAFGLSSAEVAKELLQTRNGGYAFVLGKGELDLHEYRRWQADGDQALVAGDDGAAVAAYRRALAEWQGSALLDVEHGHLIAAQVVGLEQSRLTVTERKIEAELRLGRHHDTLSELAALVLTHPFHEGLHAHFMLALYRSGNRNRALEIFGHLRTSLVSELGIEPAPKLQRLHRAILTAEPGLDPPGTGPEAVDRLRFTG from the coding sequence GTGCCCACTGCCAGGAAGCCGCGCAAAGTGCTTTCCCTGTTGTTGCTCAACGAAAATCGCACGGTCGCAACTTCCACGTTGATTTCGGAGTTGTGGGGCGAGAATCCGCCGAAGAGCGGCCAGACCTTGGTGCAGACCTACATTCTGCACCTCCGCCAGCTGTTCGCCCGCGCGTTCGGTCTCAGCTCCGCGGAGGTAGCCAAGGAACTCCTGCAGACGCGAAATGGCGGGTACGCCTTTGTGCTCGGCAAGGGCGAATTGGACCTGCACGAATATCGTCGCTGGCAGGCTGACGGCGACCAGGCGCTGGTCGCCGGGGACGACGGTGCGGCGGTCGCCGCCTACCGGCGCGCTCTGGCGGAATGGCAGGGCTCTGCGCTACTGGACGTCGAACACGGCCATCTGATAGCGGCACAGGTCGTCGGACTCGAACAGTCGAGGCTTACCGTGACCGAACGGAAGATCGAGGCGGAACTGCGCCTCGGCCGTCACCATGACACGCTTTCCGAACTGGCGGCGTTGGTGCTGACGCATCCGTTTCACGAAGGATTGCACGCGCATTTCATGCTGGCGCTCTATCGCTCCGGGAACCGCAATCGGGCACTGGAGATCTTCGGTCACCTGCGTACCTCACTGGTTTCCGAACTCGGGATCGAGCCTGCCCCAAAACTGCAACGCCTGCACCGGGCGATCCTCACCGCCGAGCCCGGACTGGACCCACCGGGAACAGGTCCGGAAGCCGTGGACCGCCTGCGATTCACGGGCTGA
- a CDS encoding DUF6596 domain-containing protein, whose protein sequence is MSTTQGVEHLLRDLTPQVLNAVCRRFGDFALCEDAVQEALLAAALQWPEKGLPDNPKNWLITAAARRRIDLQRNELARQQRENTAALLALTQPEPVPAVDDTLTLLMLCCHPELTKASQLALTLRAVGGLTTAETARAFFVPEKTVSQRINRAKKRISASGTQFRMPPPEEQAERLTAVLQVLYLIFNEGYTASSGTALNRVELTTEAIRLTRQLHEQVPDEGEVSGLLALMLLTDARRPARTRSDGSVVPLADQDRTRWDAKAIAEGIELISKTLTSAPLGPYQLQAAIAAVHDEAKLPEDTDWPQILGLYDLLVGIAPGPMVTLNRIVAVAMVHGPDAGLRRLDEVAGDAALEGHYRVDAVRAHLLDMAGDHERARSYYQSAARLTLSVPEQRYLESRATPRDSTSE, encoded by the coding sequence CTGAGCACGACACAGGGTGTCGAGCACCTGCTGCGCGATCTCACGCCGCAGGTGCTCAATGCCGTGTGCCGCCGGTTCGGCGACTTCGCCCTCTGCGAGGACGCCGTCCAGGAGGCCCTGCTCGCCGCCGCGCTCCAGTGGCCGGAGAAGGGGCTGCCGGACAATCCGAAGAACTGGCTGATCACCGCCGCGGCCCGACGGCGGATCGACCTTCAACGGAACGAGCTGGCCCGCCAGCAGCGAGAGAACACAGCCGCTTTGCTGGCGCTGACGCAGCCCGAGCCGGTCCCGGCCGTCGATGACACGCTCACGCTGCTCATGCTCTGCTGTCATCCCGAACTCACCAAAGCCTCCCAGCTCGCGCTGACGCTGCGAGCCGTCGGCGGCCTCACCACCGCCGAGACCGCCAGGGCGTTCTTCGTCCCGGAAAAGACCGTGAGCCAGCGCATCAACCGGGCGAAGAAGCGCATCAGCGCCAGCGGCACCCAGTTCCGGATGCCTCCGCCAGAGGAACAGGCGGAGCGGCTGACAGCGGTACTGCAGGTGCTTTACCTCATCTTCAACGAGGGTTATACGGCCAGCTCCGGAACCGCACTCAACCGCGTGGAACTCACCACCGAAGCCATCCGGCTCACCCGCCAGCTGCACGAGCAGGTTCCGGACGAAGGCGAAGTCTCCGGTCTGCTGGCGCTCATGCTGCTCACCGATGCCCGCCGCCCCGCTCGCACCCGATCCGACGGGAGCGTCGTACCGCTCGCCGACCAGGATCGCACCCGGTGGGACGCCAAGGCGATCGCCGAGGGGATCGAGCTGATCAGCAAGACCTTGACCAGTGCGCCGCTCGGCCCCTACCAGCTGCAGGCCGCGATCGCCGCCGTGCACGATGAGGCGAAACTGCCCGAGGACACCGACTGGCCGCAGATCCTCGGCCTCTACGATCTCCTCGTCGGCATCGCACCTGGTCCGATGGTGACGCTCAACCGGATCGTCGCCGTGGCGATGGTCCACGGCCCGGACGCCGGGCTGCGACGGCTCGACGAGGTCGCCGGTGACGCCGCCCTCGAAGGGCACTATCGAGTCGACGCCGTTCGCGCACACCTGCTGGACATGGCGGGCGATCACGAGCGGGCACGCTCCTACTACCAGTCGGCCGCACGGCTCACCCTCAGTGTGCCGGAACAGCGCTACCTCGAATCGCGCGCCACGCCAAGGGATTCAACCTCGGAATAG
- a CDS encoding YciI family protein, giving the protein MIHSNPTFRDIWEDLPNDKRMEFGRAHMTLNTSLDESGELILSEGLADPSLAKCVTVQNGKTVTSDGPFAEVKEHLVGFYLIECDTIERALEHAARVPDAQYGKIEVRPIQNVKAMDF; this is encoded by the coding sequence ATGATCCACAGCAATCCGACATTCCGGGATATCTGGGAGGATTTGCCGAACGACAAGCGCATGGAGTTCGGCCGGGCCCACATGACACTGAACACGTCGCTGGACGAGTCCGGTGAACTCATCCTCAGCGAGGGCCTCGCCGATCCGTCCCTCGCCAAATGCGTGACCGTGCAGAACGGCAAGACCGTGACCAGTGACGGCCCGTTCGCCGAGGTCAAGGAGCACCTGGTCGGTTTTTACCTGATCGAGTGTGACACCATCGAGCGGGCGCTCGAGCACGCAGCCCGGGTACCGGACGCGCAGTACGGCAAGATCGAAGTGCGGCCGATCCAGAACGTGAAGGCGATGGATTTCTGA
- a CDS encoding dihydrofolate reductase family protein: MRKIVAGLAISLDGVIDSPPNWMMSNAEMEEVIQTGIAESDAILLGRNTYVEFARMWPGMGETFPMAAFMNNTPKYVVSSTLTSLDWSGSTLLGADLTDELAKLKALPGKNIKIPGSPQLVRSLVLAGLLDELSLMIHPIVLGSGARLFEAKSERADLELVASKTFENGVISVTYRPKQA; this comes from the coding sequence GTGCGGAAGATCGTGGCCGGCCTGGCCATCTCGCTGGACGGGGTGATCGACTCGCCCCCGAACTGGATGATGTCGAACGCCGAGATGGAGGAGGTGATCCAAACCGGTATCGCCGAGTCCGACGCCATCCTGTTGGGGCGGAACACCTACGTGGAGTTCGCCCGGATGTGGCCGGGTATGGGCGAGACGTTCCCGATGGCCGCGTTCATGAACAACACGCCAAAGTACGTCGTGTCGAGCACCCTGACGTCGCTGGACTGGAGCGGGTCCACCCTGCTCGGTGCCGATCTCACCGATGAGCTGGCCAAGCTCAAAGCACTGCCGGGGAAGAACATCAAGATCCCCGGCAGCCCGCAGCTGGTGCGTTCGCTGGTGCTCGCCGGTCTGCTGGACGAACTCAGCCTGATGATTCACCCGATCGTGCTCGGGTCCGGTGCCCGGCTGTTCGAGGCCAAGTCCGAACGGGCCGACCTCGAACTCGTCGCGAGCAAGACGTTCGAGAACGGCGTCATCTCGGTGACCTATCGCCCGAAGCAAGCCTGA
- a CDS encoding MFS transporter encodes MSTESNEKGLTATSEPDGPGLPPEAAAPADPRRWRILAVLGLVQFMLILDVTVVNIALPRIQDNLGFSGAGLAWVVNGYVVMAGGLLLLGGRLADVFGRRRLFLIGVVVFAAGSIACGAATNPATMIAGRVVQGVGEALTAPAALGLIALMFTDAKERGKAFGIWGGLAGLGGVTGSVISGALVDLVSWRWIFFINLPVAVVALVLVPMLTSESRMTREHVRLDFSGAIVGTLGLGGAVYGLLQVVSHSWASWQVLLPLLGGLALLGAMVAIEARSSAPLIPLSFFGNRTRLVANVGTLVSTGGFFTYSYLLTLFEQQVLHYSPLTAGLSYLPFGVAIGLGIGLNNALMPRLGVRVTLTIGFIGSAVGLFLTGMLDVGSSYAGGVLPGMIILGMFTGVAIPASTSAALHEVDEQNSSLASAVQNVMQQIGAAVGIACLVALALTHATDELRSGADPAVASASGLALSFWFGAAFMVVSAGLVLVLLGNPKAAEWGAPKESPAAA; translated from the coding sequence TTGTCCACTGAGTCGAACGAGAAGGGGCTGACCGCGACCTCGGAACCGGACGGCCCCGGGCTTCCCCCCGAAGCCGCCGCCCCAGCGGACCCGCGGCGGTGGCGCATCCTGGCCGTACTCGGCCTCGTTCAGTTCATGCTCATCCTGGACGTCACCGTCGTGAACATCGCGCTGCCGCGTATCCAGGACAACCTCGGCTTTTCCGGCGCGGGACTGGCCTGGGTGGTCAACGGCTACGTCGTCATGGCGGGTGGCCTGTTGCTGCTCGGCGGACGGCTGGCCGACGTCTTCGGGCGACGGCGCCTGTTCTTGATCGGCGTCGTGGTCTTCGCGGCGGGCTCGATCGCCTGCGGTGCCGCGACGAACCCGGCGACGATGATCGCCGGCCGGGTGGTGCAGGGGGTCGGCGAGGCGCTCACCGCTCCGGCGGCGCTCGGGCTGATCGCGTTGATGTTCACCGATGCCAAGGAACGGGGTAAGGCGTTCGGCATCTGGGGCGGCCTGGCCGGGCTCGGCGGCGTCACCGGTTCGGTGATCTCCGGTGCGCTGGTGGACCTCGTGTCCTGGCGCTGGATCTTCTTCATCAACCTGCCGGTCGCCGTGGTCGCTCTCGTGCTGGTGCCCATGCTGACCTCTGAGAGCCGGATGACCCGCGAACACGTCCGGCTGGACTTCAGCGGGGCGATCGTGGGCACGCTGGGCCTCGGCGGTGCCGTCTACGGCCTCCTGCAGGTCGTTTCGCATTCGTGGGCCTCGTGGCAGGTGTTACTTCCCCTTCTCGGCGGGCTGGCGCTGCTCGGCGCGATGGTGGCGATCGAGGCGCGTTCGTCCGCGCCGCTGATCCCGCTGAGCTTCTTCGGCAACCGCACCCGGTTGGTGGCGAACGTCGGCACCCTGGTCAGCACCGGGGGCTTCTTCACCTATTCCTATCTGCTGACCCTGTTCGAGCAGCAGGTGCTGCACTACAGCCCGCTCACCGCCGGATTGTCCTATCTGCCGTTCGGCGTGGCGATCGGGCTCGGCATCGGGCTCAACAACGCGCTGATGCCGCGCCTCGGTGTCCGGGTGACCCTGACCATCGGGTTCATCGGCTCCGCGGTGGGACTGTTCCTGACCGGCATGCTCGACGTCGGCTCCAGCTACGCCGGCGGTGTGCTGCCGGGCATGATCATCCTCGGTATGTTCACGGGGGTGGCCATCCCGGCGTCGACCAGTGCCGCGCTGCACGAGGTGGACGAGCAGAACTCCAGCCTCGCCTCAGCCGTGCAGAACGTCATGCAGCAGATCGGCGCGGCCGTCGGTATCGCCTGTCTGGTCGCGCTCGCGCTCACCCATGCCACCGACGAGTTGCGCTCCGGGGCGGATCCCGCCGTGGCCAGCGCGAGCGGGCTCGCGCTCTCCTTCTGGTTCGGCGCGGCCTTCATGGTGGTCTCCGCCGGGCTGGTACTCGTCTTGCTCGGCAACCCGAAGGCGGCGGAGTGGGGGGCGCCCAAGGAAAGCCCCGCCGCCGCCTGA
- a CDS encoding VOC family protein — MFDTTRTFSGFSVDDTSAAQKFYGEKLGIPVTEEWGMLRLRLAEGRAVLVYPKGDKHKPAEYTILNFPVDDIEDAVEKLTAAGIKLEPFDGVDDKGVFRLGGPLIAWFRDPAGNILSVVQEN, encoded by the coding sequence ATGTTCGACACGACCAGGACTTTCAGCGGATTCTCGGTGGACGACACCTCGGCGGCCCAGAAATTCTACGGCGAGAAGCTGGGGATTCCCGTCACCGAGGAATGGGGGATGCTTCGGCTCCGTCTCGCCGAGGGACGCGCAGTGCTCGTCTATCCGAAGGGTGACAAGCACAAGCCCGCCGAGTACACGATTCTCAACTTCCCGGTCGACGACATCGAGGACGCGGTGGAGAAGCTCACCGCGGCCGGTATCAAGCTCGAACCTTTCGACGGCGTCGACGACAAGGGTGTCTTCCGGCTCGGTGGGCCACTGATCGCCTGGTTCCGCGATCCCGCCGGGAACATCCTGTCGGTCGTCCAGGAGAACTGA
- a CDS encoding DUF6235 family protein produces MGVGLRLTAGLDVLEDWAVGATQAERNVVYETLFAIGDGSVSVARDVLGGPQDFSDVVVVVRRHLVLRIAIHSAGASFEIRYVGAPDKETIDKSYGDL; encoded by the coding sequence ATGGGGGTGGGCCTCCGGCTCACGGCGGGCCTCGACGTGCTTGAAGACTGGGCCGTAGGTGCGACCCAGGCCGAGCGCAATGTCGTTTACGAGACCCTTTTCGCCATTGGCGACGGGTCCGTATCCGTCGCGCGCGACGTCTTGGGCGGTCCCCAGGATTTCAGCGATGTCGTGGTCGTCGTGCGGCGACACCTTGTCTTGAGAATTGCCATTCACAGCGCGGGTGCGTCATTTGAAATCCGCTATGTCGGTGCGCCAGATAAAGAGACAATTGACAAATCTTACGGTGATTTGTAA
- a CDS encoding enediyne antibiotic chromoprotein, whose amino-acid sequence MTMSRVRAKIGLAAVLGLSMLPLATSVAAASPLAPAEPVVTVSPATGLSDGQSVTVTASGFAANTTLTISECTPAANNSGACKEVPPLTFSTDASGSGSTTYTVKKNFDSALPDGTPAGSVDCGTAVCFIGVRDSQAQSGGQQVFFS is encoded by the coding sequence ATGACCATGTCGAGGGTACGAGCGAAGATCGGTCTCGCCGCGGTTCTGGGGCTTTCCATGCTTCCGCTGGCGACGTCGGTCGCCGCGGCCTCGCCCCTTGCGCCGGCGGAGCCGGTCGTTACCGTGTCGCCGGCAACGGGGCTCAGTGACGGCCAGTCCGTCACTGTCACCGCGAGCGGCTTCGCGGCGAACACCACGTTGACTATTTCGGAGTGCACGCCCGCGGCGAACAACTCGGGAGCGTGCAAGGAGGTGCCGCCGCTGACGTTCTCGACGGACGCCAGCGGTTCCGGTAGCACCACCTACACCGTGAAGAAGAACTTCGACAGCGCGCTGCCGGATGGCACGCCTGCCGGGAGTGTGGACTGCGGCACCGCGGTCTGCTTCATCGGCGTCCGCGACTCGCAGGCGCAGTCCGGCGGGCAGCAGGTCTTCTTCTCGTAA
- a CDS encoding DUF899 family protein has translation MSVAFPGETPVYRKARDELLAREIELRRLTEAVAEARRRLPPGGVVPEDYVFQQAESDGAPAEVWMSELFSAGKESLAIYSFMFGEERDGACPMCTSLLDGLEGAAGHLAERMAFVVVAGSSVSRLRGFASQRGWRHLRLLSTSGNDYNRDYFGQTPDGNDTSMMNVFRRTGSEVRHF, from the coding sequence ATGTCCGTCGCCTTCCCCGGCGAGACTCCGGTGTACCGCAAGGCCCGTGACGAGCTGCTGGCGCGGGAGATCGAACTCCGCCGGTTGACCGAGGCAGTCGCCGAGGCGCGGCGGCGGCTGCCTCCGGGTGGTGTGGTCCCGGAAGACTACGTCTTCCAGCAGGCGGAGAGCGACGGTGCCCCGGCCGAGGTCTGGATGTCCGAGTTGTTCTCTGCGGGCAAGGAAAGCCTCGCCATCTACAGCTTCATGTTCGGCGAGGAGCGGGACGGGGCCTGCCCGATGTGTACCTCGCTACTCGATGGTTTGGAGGGTGCTGCCGGACACCTGGCGGAGCGGATGGCTTTCGTCGTCGTCGCCGGATCGAGCGTATCCCGGCTTCGGGGGTTCGCGAGCCAGCGCGGATGGCGCCACTTGCGCTTGCTGTCCACCTCGGGCAACGATTACAATCGTGACTACTTCGGGCAGACCCCGGATGGCAACGACACCTCGATGATGAATGTCTTTCGCCGCACCGGGTCCGAGGTACGGCATTTCTGA
- a CDS encoding DUF5987 family protein — MPTGDGDRMTMTLEAFADTIIPGEKRGSDDHAIAGATTGPGAVASGAIEVLEMRAPGLAAGLAGFADRLNEHATAYSRKHGLRFGGALPPFVALPFSHRTNLVFELTAPDHAEKDGWVLLALFSNMAFDTAPHLHTVEALESGHPGLTTLGFAPPDSDGLWRFPRFSYGRRLARRHPDTTPSGSPA, encoded by the coding sequence ATGCCAACCGGTGACGGCGATCGCATGACCATGACGCTGGAAGCTTTCGCGGACACGATCATTCCTGGGGAGAAACGAGGATCGGACGATCATGCCATCGCGGGCGCCACGACCGGTCCCGGCGCGGTCGCGTCCGGAGCTATCGAGGTGCTGGAAATGCGTGCGCCGGGACTCGCCGCGGGACTGGCGGGCTTCGCCGACCGGCTGAACGAGCACGCCACTGCCTACTCCAGGAAACATGGCCTGCGGTTCGGCGGGGCGCTGCCGCCTTTCGTTGCCCTTCCCTTCTCGCACCGCACCAACCTGGTCTTCGAGCTGACCGCACCCGACCACGCGGAGAAGGACGGATGGGTACTTCTCGCCCTGTTCAGCAATATGGCTTTCGACACCGCTCCGCACCTGCACACCGTCGAGGCCCTGGAATCCGGGCATCCCGGGCTGACGACACTGGGTTTCGCACCGCCGGATTCCGATGGATTATGGCGATTTCCCCGCTTTTCCTACGGTAGGCGACTGGCGCGCCGTCATCCGGACACCACCCCTTCCGGGAGCCCGGCATGA